The proteins below are encoded in one region of Ursus arctos isolate Adak ecotype North America unplaced genomic scaffold, UrsArc2.0 scaffold_24, whole genome shotgun sequence:
- the METTL2A gene encoding tRNA N(3)-methylcytidine methyltransferase METTL2A isoform X2 codes for MAGPYPECAPAAVGEKRQQFGSRFLSDPARVFHHNAWDNVEWSEEQAAAAERKVRENSTQRVCQEKQVDYEINAHKYWNEFYKIHENGFFKDRHWLFTEFPELAPSPNQNDLNDWLSENKRNEVPEGRSKEDGPGLRIEEQHTCSSDSLGCKPQMPPVEEDVTQKFSHLEICADEFPGSSASYRILEVGCGVGNTVFPILQTNNDPGLFVYCCDFSSTAVELVQTNSAYDPCRCFAFVHDLCDEDTSYPVPRGSLDIIILIFVLSAVVPDKMQKAINRLSRLLKPGGMMLLRDYGRYDMAQLRFKKGQCLSENFYVRGDGTRVYFFTQEELDTLFTTAGLEKVQNLVDRRLQVNRGKQLTMYRVWIQCKYRKPLLSGAG; via the exons ATGGCCGGCCCCTACCCTGAATGTGCGCCGGCTGCGGTCGGCGAGAAGAGGCAGCAGTTTGGGAGCAGGTTCCTGAGCGATCCGGCGCGCGTCTTCCACCATAATGCCTG GGACAATGTGGAGTGGTCGGAAGAGCAGGCCGCCGCAGCGGAGAGGAAAGTCCGGGAGAACAGTACCCAGCGGGTGTGCCAGGAGAAGCAAG TTGATTATGAAATCAATGCCCACAAATACTGGAATGAGTTCTACAAAATCCACGAAAACGGATTTTTCAAGGATAGACATTGGCTTTTCACTGAATTCCCAGAGTTGGCACCTAGCCCGAACCAAAATGACTTGAATGATTGGCTCTCAGAGAACAAGAGGAATGAAGTACCTGAAGGTAGGAGCAAGGAGGACGGACCTGGTTTAAGAATAGAAGAACAGCACACGTGCTCTTCAGATAGCTTGGGATGTAAACCACAGATGCCTCCCGTGGAAGAAGACGTAACTCAGAAATTCAGTCACCTGGAAATCTGTGCTGATGAGTTCCCTGGATCCTCAGCCAGCTACAGAATACTCGAG GTTGGTTGTGGTGTGGGAAACACAGTCTTTCCGATTTTACAAACTAACAA TGATCCAGGACTCTTTGTTTACTGTTGTGATTTTTCATCCACAGCTGTAGAACTGGTCCAG ACAAATTCCGCATATGATCCTTGTCGGTGCTTTGCCTTTGTTCACGATCTGTGTGATGAAGATACGAGTTACCCAGTGCCCAGGGGGAGCCTCGATATCATCATCCTCATCTTTGTTCTTTCAGCGGTTGTTCCAGACAA GATGCAGAAGGCTATCAACAGGCTGAGCAGGCTTCTGAAGCCCGGAGGGATGATGCTTCTGCGAGATTATGGCCGCTATGACATGGCTCAGCTTCGGTTTAAGAAAG GTCAATGTCTGTCTGAAAATTTCTATGTGAGAGGTGACGGTACTAGAGTTTACTTCTTCACACAAG AGGAGCTGGATACGCTTTTCACTACCGCTGGACTGGAAAAGGTTCAGAACCTGGTGGATCGCCGATTGCAAGTGAACCGAGGGAAACAGCTGACAATGTACCGGGTTTGGATTCAGTGCAAATATCGCAAGCCTCTTCTGTCTGGTGCTGGCTGA
- the METTL2A gene encoding tRNA N(3)-methylcytidine methyltransferase METTL2A isoform X1, which produces MAGPYPECAPAAVGEKRQQFGSRFLSDPARVFHHNAWDNVEWSEEQAAAAERKVRENSTQRVCQEKQVDYEINAHKYWNEFYKIHENGFFKDRHWLFTEFPELAPSPNQNDLNDWLSENKRNEVPEGRSKEDGPGLRIEEQHTCSSDSLGCKPQMPPVEEDVTQKFSHLEICADEFPGSSASYRILEVGCGVGNTVFPILQTNNDPGLFVYCCDFSSTAVELVQTNSAYDPCRCFAFVHDLCDEDTSYPVPRGSLDIIILIFVLSAVVPDKMQKAINRLSRLLKPGGMMLLRDYGRYDMAQLRFKKGQCLSENFYVRGDGTRVYFFTQGMKTLIFMYDSHPPTPAQTLLHVLSEVRRGAPPTFRSPFLPFVTLRSATRNLFTVLQAGSTYRSLQPPTWPFCSLLFLSITLSETGNLPHLARLQCSWCHPEGWVLPSPRCSPAWLSSVACPASRAHCHSGALYCVTYFFEPLVKVAEPLP; this is translated from the exons ATGGCCGGCCCCTACCCTGAATGTGCGCCGGCTGCGGTCGGCGAGAAGAGGCAGCAGTTTGGGAGCAGGTTCCTGAGCGATCCGGCGCGCGTCTTCCACCATAATGCCTG GGACAATGTGGAGTGGTCGGAAGAGCAGGCCGCCGCAGCGGAGAGGAAAGTCCGGGAGAACAGTACCCAGCGGGTGTGCCAGGAGAAGCAAG TTGATTATGAAATCAATGCCCACAAATACTGGAATGAGTTCTACAAAATCCACGAAAACGGATTTTTCAAGGATAGACATTGGCTTTTCACTGAATTCCCAGAGTTGGCACCTAGCCCGAACCAAAATGACTTGAATGATTGGCTCTCAGAGAACAAGAGGAATGAAGTACCTGAAGGTAGGAGCAAGGAGGACGGACCTGGTTTAAGAATAGAAGAACAGCACACGTGCTCTTCAGATAGCTTGGGATGTAAACCACAGATGCCTCCCGTGGAAGAAGACGTAACTCAGAAATTCAGTCACCTGGAAATCTGTGCTGATGAGTTCCCTGGATCCTCAGCCAGCTACAGAATACTCGAG GTTGGTTGTGGTGTGGGAAACACAGTCTTTCCGATTTTACAAACTAACAA TGATCCAGGACTCTTTGTTTACTGTTGTGATTTTTCATCCACAGCTGTAGAACTGGTCCAG ACAAATTCCGCATATGATCCTTGTCGGTGCTTTGCCTTTGTTCACGATCTGTGTGATGAAGATACGAGTTACCCAGTGCCCAGGGGGAGCCTCGATATCATCATCCTCATCTTTGTTCTTTCAGCGGTTGTTCCAGACAA GATGCAGAAGGCTATCAACAGGCTGAGCAGGCTTCTGAAGCCCGGAGGGATGATGCTTCTGCGAGATTATGGCCGCTATGACATGGCTCAGCTTCGGTTTAAGAAAG GTCAATGTCTGTCTGAAAATTTCTATGTGAGAGGTGACGGTACTAGAGTTTACTTCTTCACACAAGGTATGAAAACGCTCATCTTTATGTATGACAGTCATCCCCCAACACCAGCCCAAACGTTGCTCCATGTACTCTCAGAAGTGAGACGTGGGGCCCCTCCCACCTTCAGAAGCCCTTTCCTGCCCTTCGTCACCCTGCGCTCAGCCACGCGGAACCTGTTCACTGTTctccaagcaggctccacttaCAGGAGCCTTCAGCCCCCCACATGGCCCTTCtgctctctgctcttcctctccatcaCTTTGTCCGAAACAGGAAACCTGCCCCATTTGGCAAGACTTCAGTGTAGCTGGTGTCACCCCGAAGGCTGGgtgctccccagccccaggtgTAGCCCAGCATGGCTCTCCTCTGTGGCCTGCCCTGCCTCACGTGCCCACTGCCATTCCGGGGCCCTTTATTGTGTCACATACTTTTTTGAGCCTTTGGTTAAAGTGGCAGAACCTCTCCCCTAA